From Blastochloris viridis, one genomic window encodes:
- a CDS encoding 2-oxoacid:acceptor oxidoreductase subunit alpha: MSSSLQSLQGNKACALAAVAAGCRFFAGYPITPSSEIAEKLSRELPRVDGVFIQMEDEIASIAAVIGASLGGAKAMTATSGPGFSLMQENLGFAAMTEVPCVIVNVMRGGPSTGMPTKPAQGDLMQARWGTHGDHPIIVVAPASVQEVYTETIRAFNLAEEFRVPVIVTYDQIIAHLVESVELPRRGEIKIVDRKWADGTEHDFKPYAETDDLIPLMARPGDGHRLHVTGLTHLPDGFPTQKPDLASKALTRLLDKIERHRARIDKVELIETADAEVVIVAVGIAARAARRAVETLRSEGIKAGLVRPVTLWPFPEEALRTAAANARLVLVPEMNLGQLVLEVERVLGRGVRVAGLNRVDGEPIPPAAMVSKIRELVAQ, translated from the coding sequence ATGTCGTCTTCACTCCAGTCGCTTCAAGGCAACAAGGCCTGCGCCCTGGCGGCGGTTGCCGCCGGCTGCCGCTTCTTTGCCGGCTACCCGATCACCCCGTCCTCCGAGATCGCCGAAAAGCTGTCGCGCGAATTGCCGCGCGTCGACGGCGTGTTCATCCAGATGGAGGACGAGATCGCCTCGATCGCGGCGGTGATCGGCGCCTCGCTCGGCGGCGCCAAGGCGATGACCGCGACCTCCGGTCCCGGCTTCTCCCTGATGCAGGAAAATCTCGGCTTTGCCGCCATGACCGAGGTGCCATGCGTGATCGTCAACGTGATGCGCGGCGGCCCCTCCACCGGCATGCCGACCAAGCCGGCGCAAGGCGACCTGATGCAGGCGCGCTGGGGCACCCATGGCGACCACCCCATCATCGTGGTGGCACCGGCCTCGGTGCAGGAGGTCTATACCGAGACCATCCGCGCCTTTAACCTCGCCGAGGAATTCCGGGTGCCGGTGATCGTCACCTACGACCAGATCATCGCGCACCTGGTGGAGTCGGTCGAGCTGCCACGGCGCGGAGAGATCAAGATCGTCGATCGCAAATGGGCCGACGGCACCGAGCACGACTTCAAGCCCTACGCCGAGACCGATGACCTCATCCCGCTGATGGCGCGGCCCGGCGACGGCCACCGCCTGCACGTCACCGGCCTCACCCATCTTCCGGACGGCTTCCCGACCCAGAAGCCCGACCTCGCTTCGAAGGCCCTGACCCGCCTCCTCGACAAGATCGAGCGCCACCGCGCCAGGATCGACAAGGTCGAGCTGATCGAGACCGCCGACGCCGAGGTGGTGATCGTCGCGGTCGGCATCGCCGCCCGCGCCGCCCGCCGCGCGGTCGAGACGCTGCGCTCAGAGGGCATCAAGGCCGGGCTGGTGCGCCCGGTGACGCTGTGGCCGTTCCCGGAGGAGGCGTTGCGCACCGCCGCCGCCAACGCCCGGCTGGTGCTGGTGCCGGAAATGAACCTCGGCCAGCTGGTGCTGGAGGTCGAGCGCGTGCTCGGCCGCGGCGTCAGGGTCGCCGGCCTCAACCGCGTCGACGGCGAGCCGATCCCACCCGCCGCGATGGTCAGCAAGATTCGGGAGCTTGTGGCGCAATGA
- a CDS encoding 2-oxoacid:acceptor oxidoreductase family protein: protein MTANTALTLDDAAPAAAAKPAEARNIMIVGVGGQGVLMISKVMALMGQRQGLQVKQSEVHGMAKRGGIVFSHVRFGSEVWSPTIAKGEADALIALEWAEGLRWLDHLKPDSGVFIADTRRIVPPFACRSRKHGATTNYARETPAEIVSRIADGYALDATTIADDLGDVRAANTVLLGTLSVSLDYPVADWLAVIEELVPKRTRDINRKAFEAGRAWAEAARLDPELRFDKSITRRPAFRPHPEVSFEVEVNEAWCKGCDICVKLCPERCLAMSREHIATVAHPEACTGCHVCEWLCPDFAISVKTTVREPVSM, encoded by the coding sequence ATGACTGCAAACACCGCCCTCACCTTGGACGACGCAGCCCCGGCGGCGGCGGCCAAGCCGGCCGAGGCCCGCAACATCATGATCGTCGGCGTCGGTGGCCAGGGCGTCTTGATGATCTCCAAGGTGATGGCGCTGATGGGCCAGCGCCAGGGGCTGCAGGTCAAGCAGAGCGAAGTGCACGGCATGGCCAAGCGCGGCGGCATCGTGTTCAGCCACGTCCGCTTCGGCAGCGAGGTGTGGTCGCCCACCATCGCCAAGGGCGAGGCCGACGCGCTGATCGCGCTGGAATGGGCCGAGGGGCTGCGCTGGCTCGATCACTTGAAGCCCGACAGCGGCGTGTTCATCGCCGACACCCGCCGCATCGTGCCGCCGTTCGCCTGCCGCAGCCGCAAGCACGGCGCCACCACCAACTACGCCCGCGAGACCCCGGCCGAGATCGTCAGCCGCATCGCCGACGGCTATGCGCTCGACGCCACCACCATCGCCGACGACCTCGGCGACGTGCGCGCCGCCAACACCGTGCTGCTCGGCACGCTGTCGGTTTCGCTGGACTATCCGGTCGCCGACTGGCTGGCGGTGATCGAGGAACTGGTGCCCAAGCGCACCCGCGACATCAACCGCAAGGCGTTCGAGGCCGGCCGGGCCTGGGCCGAGGCCGCCCGGCTCGACCCCGAGCTCAGGTTCGACAAGTCGATCACCCGCCGCCCGGCGTTCCGGCCACACCCAGAGGTGTCGTTCGAGGTCGAGGTCAACGAGGCCTGGTGCAAGGGCTGCGACATTTGCGTCAAGCTGTGCCCGGAGCGTTGCCTTGCAATGTCGCGCGAGCACATCGCCACCGTGGCCCACCCCGAAGCCTGCACCGGCTGCCACGTCTGCGAGTGGCTGTGCCCGGATTTCGCGATTTCCGTCAAAACCACCGTGCGTGAACCGGTGAGCATGTGA
- the iorA gene encoding indolepyruvate ferredoxin oxidoreductase subunit alpha: MNLQVREVEAVSEQSLPLMGNEAIARGAWEAGVRVASAYPGTPSTEILESLAGYPASDLYADWSTNEKVALDVAIGAALSGVRAICTMKHVGLNVASDSLMSQSYIGAHGGLVLVVCDDPGIHSSQNEQDTRLFAKLAGVPVLEPSDAQEAYDFTKLAFEISEAFDTPVILRSTTRLSHTRSLVRVGTRKTPPSKGFVNAPTRTVTIPANARRLHPKVIEREAKLARYLEDSPLTRWEKGDTRFGIVTGATSYLYVKEVAPTASVLKLGTAYPLPEAAIAAFAASVDRLIVVEELEPVLEKDIRALGIPAEGKSLFPRVGELSPELVRAGLAKAGLMEAAPPTVSLDIEPMARPPVLCSGCPHTATFLALRGLDTRVAGDIGCYTLAAVEPLRSIDTTVCMGASIANATGMALSGSETKPIVATIGDSTFLHSGIPPLIDAVYHRANIAVVILDNGITAMTGGQHHPGTGRTLRGQPAPKVDYEKLCRAVGVDWIRTVDPYEVGRLYQALREAIAFKGVAVVIAQRPCVLDPIKIKGTPLAVNAANCVACQSCMNLGCPSITWSDDVHDGRHKVKIDSSTCIGCTVCAQVCPSDCIQPVQPVMP, translated from the coding sequence ATGAATCTTCAAGTCAGAGAGGTCGAGGCGGTGAGCGAGCAATCGCTGCCGCTGATGGGCAACGAGGCCATCGCCCGCGGCGCCTGGGAAGCGGGTGTGCGGGTCGCCAGCGCCTACCCCGGCACGCCGAGCACCGAGATCCTGGAGTCGCTCGCCGGCTACCCGGCCTCCGACCTTTACGCCGACTGGTCGACCAACGAGAAGGTGGCGCTCGACGTCGCCATCGGCGCCGCGCTGTCCGGCGTGCGCGCGATCTGCACCATGAAGCACGTCGGCCTCAACGTCGCGTCCGACTCGCTGATGTCGCAGTCCTATATCGGCGCGCACGGCGGCCTGGTGCTGGTGGTCTGCGACGACCCGGGCATCCACTCCTCGCAGAACGAGCAGGACACCCGGCTGTTCGCCAAGCTGGCCGGCGTGCCGGTGCTGGAGCCCTCCGACGCCCAGGAAGCCTACGATTTCACCAAGCTGGCGTTCGAGATCTCGGAGGCGTTCGACACGCCGGTGATCCTGCGCTCGACCACCCGGCTGTCGCACACCCGCTCGCTGGTGCGGGTCGGCACCCGCAAGACGCCGCCGTCGAAGGGCTTCGTCAACGCCCCGACCCGCACGGTGACGATTCCCGCCAACGCCCGCCGGCTGCACCCCAAGGTGATCGAGCGCGAGGCCAAGCTCGCCCGGTATCTTGAGGACTCCCCCCTCACCCGCTGGGAGAAGGGCGACACAAGGTTCGGCATCGTCACCGGCGCGACGTCCTACCTCTACGTCAAGGAGGTCGCCCCCACCGCCTCGGTCCTCAAGCTCGGCACCGCCTATCCGCTGCCGGAAGCCGCCATCGCGGCGTTCGCCGCCTCGGTCGACCGCCTGATCGTGGTCGAGGAGCTGGAGCCGGTGCTGGAGAAGGACATCCGTGCGCTCGGCATCCCGGCCGAGGGCAAGTCGCTGTTCCCGCGCGTCGGCGAACTGTCGCCCGAGCTGGTGCGCGCCGGACTCGCCAAGGCCGGGCTGATGGAGGCCGCGCCCCCGACCGTCTCGCTCGACATCGAGCCGATGGCGCGGCCGCCGGTGCTGTGCTCGGGCTGCCCGCACACCGCCACCTTCCTCGCCCTGCGCGGGCTCGACACCCGCGTCGCCGGCGACATCGGCTGCTACACCCTGGCCGCGGTGGAGCCGCTGCGATCGATCGACACCACGGTGTGCATGGGCGCCTCGATCGCCAACGCCACCGGCATGGCGCTGTCGGGCAGCGAGACCAAGCCCATCGTCGCCACCATCGGCGACTCCACCTTCCTGCACTCCGGCATCCCGCCGCTGATCGACGCGGTCTATCACCGGGCCAACATCGCGGTGGTGATCCTTGACAACGGCATCACCGCGATGACCGGCGGCCAGCATCACCCCGGCACCGGGCGCACGTTGCGCGGCCAGCCGGCGCCCAAAGTCGATTACGAAAAGCTGTGCCGGGCGGTTGGCGTCGACTGGATCCGCACCGTCGATCCCTACGAGGTCGGCCGGCTCTACCAGGCGCTGCGCGAGGCGATCGCCTTCAAGGGCGTCGCGGTGGTGATCGCGCAGCGGCCGTGCGTGCTCGATCCGATCAAGATCAAGGGCACGCCGCTGGCGGTGAACGCCGCCAATTGCGTCGCCTGCCAGTCGTGCATGAACCTCGGCTGCCCCTCGATCACCTGGTCCGACGACGTCCATGACGGCCGCCACAAGGTGAAGATCGACAGCTCGACCTGCATCGGCTGCACGGTGTGCGCCCAGGTCTGCCCCTCGGACTGCATCCAGCCAGTTCAGCCGGTGATGCCGTGA
- a CDS encoding ABC transporter ATP-binding protein has protein sequence MLEVGGLVSAYGRIEALHGVSLHVRTGEVVALVGANGAGKTTLLRAISGVQPIRRGTIRFAGEAIETLPAHRRVARGLAQVPEGRHVFKPLSVLDNLVLGAYRRGKADAAASLEHVFELFPVLKERRHQHAGALSGGQQQMLAMGRALMSRPKLLLLDEPSMGLAPLLVEQVFAVIRRLADEGVTILVVEQNAFAALQAADRGYVLETGCISLAGTGAALIAEPRVREAYLGL, from the coding sequence ATGCTTGAGGTGGGTGGTCTCGTCAGCGCCTATGGCCGCATCGAGGCGCTGCACGGCGTCTCGCTCCACGTCCGCACCGGCGAGGTGGTGGCGCTGGTCGGCGCCAACGGCGCCGGCAAGACCACCCTGCTGCGCGCCATTTCCGGGGTGCAGCCGATCCGGCGCGGCACCATCCGCTTTGCCGGCGAAGCGATCGAAACCCTGCCGGCCCACCGCCGGGTCGCGCGCGGCCTCGCCCAGGTGCCGGAGGGCCGCCACGTCTTCAAGCCGCTCAGCGTGCTGGACAACCTCGTGCTCGGCGCCTATCGCCGCGGCAAGGCCGACGCCGCCGCCAGCCTGGAACACGTCTTCGAGCTGTTCCCGGTGCTGAAGGAGCGCCGCCACCAGCACGCCGGCGCGCTGTCCGGCGGCCAGCAGCAGATGCTGGCGATGGGCCGCGCGCTGATGTCACGGCCCAAGCTGCTGCTGCTCGACGAGCCGAGCATGGGCCTCGCGCCGCTGCTGGTCGAGCAGGTGTTCGCGGTGATACGGCGGCTGGCCGACGAGGGGGTGACCATCCTGGTGGTGGAGCAGAACGCCTTCGCCGCGCTGCAGGCGGCCGATCGCGGCTATGTGCTCGAAACCGGCTGCATCTCGCTCGCCGGCACCGGGGCGGCGCTGATCGCCGAGCCGCGGGTCCGCGAGGCCTATCTCGGGTTGTAG
- a CDS encoding ABC transporter ATP-binding protein: protein MTILSVDSLSISFGGIRAVDAVSFAVNKAEIFSIIGPNGAGKTTLFNLISGIYRPDDGTIAIDGLDVTALRPAALARLGVSRTFQNLQLFGRMSVLDNVMTGRHRHERHGVLGHLVRSPATRAQEKRSREAAMACLARVGLDNVAGRVAGALPYGAMRRLEIARALAAEPRLLLLDEPAAGCNAAETEEIDRLTVSIAEGGITVVLIEHDMKLVMGISSRVLVLVEGRVLTVGTPLEVARDPRVVEAYLGAAAASPAEAAYA, encoded by the coding sequence ATGACCATTCTCTCGGTCGACAGCCTGTCGATCTCGTTCGGCGGCATCCGCGCCGTCGACGCGGTGTCGTTCGCGGTGAACAAGGCCGAGATCTTTTCGATCATTGGCCCGAACGGCGCCGGCAAGACCACGCTGTTCAACCTGATCTCTGGCATCTACCGCCCGGACGACGGCACCATCGCGATCGACGGCCTCGACGTCACCGCTCTGCGGCCGGCCGCGCTCGCCCGCCTCGGGGTGTCGCGCACCTTCCAGAACCTGCAGCTGTTCGGCCGCATGAGCGTGCTCGACAACGTCATGACCGGCCGCCACCGCCACGAACGGCATGGCGTGCTCGGCCACCTCGTGCGCTCGCCGGCGACGCGGGCGCAGGAGAAGCGCTCGCGCGAGGCGGCGATGGCCTGCCTTGCCCGCGTCGGCCTCGACAACGTTGCCGGCCGTGTTGCCGGCGCCCTGCCCTACGGCGCGATGCGGCGGCTGGAGATCGCGCGGGCGCTCGCCGCCGAGCCGCGCCTGCTGCTGCTCGACGAGCCGGCCGCCGGCTGCAACGCCGCCGAGACTGAGGAGATCGACCGCCTGACGGTGTCGATCGCCGAGGGCGGCATCACCGTCGTGCTGATCGAGCACGACATGAAGCTGGTGATGGGCATTTCGAGCCGGGTGCTGGTGCTGGTCGAGGGCCGCGTGCTGACCGTGGGCACGCCGCTCGAAGTCGCCCGCGACCCGCGGGTGGTGGAAGCCTATCTCGGCGCCGCCGCGGCAAGCCCCGCCGAGGCGGCCTATGCTTGA
- a CDS encoding branched-chain amino acid ABC transporter permease, whose product MAFKLSPATLIVLAAIAIVVLPGLVLPSAYYFRVGALVFISALAVIGLNLLMGYAGQVSLGHAGFFAIGAYGPAILPAQFGWHPLMAAFAGVVLAAALAFVIGKPILRLKGHYLAVATLGVGMLITLVLTAEVAITGGPDGMAVARASVLGAKLRTPETWYWICGVLLILGVVAAINLLDSPTGRALRALHDSEVAAAGLGVDIAGYKLLAFVAAAIYAAVAGAASALLNGHVTPDVGSFLHSVEFVTMAVIGGLGSILGSIIGAAVLVILPQALTVFHDYETLALGVMIVLFMLFLREGIVPGLARRLRAGQT is encoded by the coding sequence ATGGCGTTCAAGCTCTCGCCCGCCACCCTCATCGTCCTTGCCGCGATCGCCATCGTGGTGCTGCCGGGGCTGGTGCTGCCGTCGGCGTATTATTTCCGGGTCGGCGCGCTGGTGTTCATCAGCGCGCTCGCCGTGATCGGGCTGAACCTGTTGATGGGCTATGCCGGCCAGGTCAGCCTCGGCCACGCCGGCTTCTTCGCCATCGGCGCCTACGGCCCGGCCATCCTGCCGGCGCAGTTCGGCTGGCACCCGCTGATGGCGGCGTTTGCCGGCGTCGTGCTCGCCGCCGCGCTGGCCTTCGTCATCGGCAAGCCGATCCTGCGGCTCAAGGGCCATTACCTCGCCGTCGCCACCCTCGGCGTCGGCATGCTGATCACCTTGGTGCTGACCGCCGAGGTCGCCATCACCGGCGGCCCGGACGGCATGGCGGTGGCCCGCGCCAGCGTGCTGGGCGCCAAGCTGCGGACGCCGGAAACCTGGTACTGGATTTGCGGCGTACTCCTGATCCTCGGCGTCGTTGCCGCGATCAATCTTCTCGACAGCCCGACCGGGCGGGCGCTGCGGGCGCTGCACGATTCGGAGGTGGCGGCGGCGGGGCTCGGCGTCGACATTGCCGGCTACAAGCTGCTCGCCTTCGTCGCCGCCGCCATCTACGCCGCCGTCGCCGGCGCCGCCTCGGCGCTGCTCAACGGTCACGTCACCCCCGACGTCGGCAGTTTTCTGCACTCGGTCGAGTTCGTCACCATGGCGGTGATCGGCGGGCTCGGCTCGATCCTGGGCTCGATCATCGGCGCTGCGGTGCTCGTCATCCTGCCGCAGGCGCTGACGGTGTTCCACGATTACGAGACGCTGGCGCTGGGCGTGATGATCGTCCTGTTCATGCTGTTCCTGCGCGAGGGCATCGTGCCGGGCCTGGCCCGGCGTCTCAGAGCGGGGCAGACATGA